CCGGCAATATACAGGTTAGTATTACTGTTGCCTGTATTGTAAAATGCAAAGTGATGGGTAACATCTTCCCATGTTGCCTCATTAGGATCTCCGCCTGCATAGTCCTGAGAAACAAGAACCTGAAGAAGGTAAGCATTAAAGTAACCTATATTAACATCAAAGCTTAATGTTGGAGAAACAGATTGAGACAGGTTTACCTCAGGAGTAATAAGCCATGCAATAGCTTCTCCTCCTGCGCCAAAAGCAGAGAACTGAGGATATAAGTTACCGTCGTATAATTTACCTTCCCATCCTTTGGATCCTTTCTCTACATAATTAACCCACGAAGCAAGTTCAACCTGGGCATTGGCAGTAATAGAACTAAAGTCCTCACTAATTTGAGTTGGAACAGGATCAACAAAATCACCTGGTTCTTCCTCAGAATAGTTGTAAACTACAGCCTTAAGAGTGCCGGCTTCTGCGTCCGGATATGCAGTAGTCAGGAATGTATTTACAAAGCGGGACAAGGGCTTTTCCGGAGTAAGGTAAAGAATTGGTTCACCACTCCATACAGTCTTGTAATCATTTGTTGAAAGAGTATAAATACCGGTTGCAGCAAGTTCTGCCAAATGAGCAGGGGCTTCGTCCTGGTAATTATAGGTAACCCTAACTACTGATTTATCATCAGCAGCCTTATAAAGGCTTGCAAGATAGTTGGGAATATACCTTGCAGCCTTAAGAGCAGACGAGAATGTCTGTGTGGTCTTAAGGCTGCTCAGTTCTGCAGAAACTCCCTCCTGTGTTGCCAAGGTTTTGTTTGCACTTAAATTGGATATGGCAGCATAATCAGCTTCTGTTAATACCAGATCCTTGTTCTTGATATCCACCGGTGCTGCTAGCTCATCCAGCCCCGGGAAGTACTCGTCATTGTATTCGCATGAGATCAGTGCAACCAATGCGAGACTGACAATATAATAGATTATTTTTCTCATCGCTCAGATAATAAACGGTTCTTAGAAACTTATCTTCATTCTTACGGTATAGGTCCTGCCAAAACCATAGAATATACGGTTGGCTGATTGCCATGTACCGTCACCTCCATCAGTTGCATCAGCAATATATTCCTGATCGAACACATTGTTTACATTACCTGACAATGTTGCCCTAGTACTTCCAAGCGGGAAACTATAGGAAGCAAAAAGGTCGAACAGGTGAGATTCAGGGATTTCCCATGGACTAACAAAGTCCTTAACACCAAACATCAATAGATCACTACTATTGAATGCCCAGTCAGCATAGTTGCGACCTGCATAGAAGTAATCAATACCGGCCCTTAGGTCAGAAGATAGCTTGAACTTAAGTCCCAATGAAGCAGTAGTCTGTGCAGATCCACCTACCTTAACACCTTTTAGGTTAAGACGCATAGAAGCATGATCAGGTGCACCGGCACCAGATGCTATATTACCCTCCATATCTGCCAAAGGCTGGCTACCATCATCATAGAAATAACCAATAGCATTATTATTCCATTCCCAATCTCCAAGTGATACCATCGCGTTGATATCAAGCCATCTGCCAACACTTGCATAAGCTTCAAGTTCAATACCCTGGTGCAATGCATCGATACCTTCCATATTTACAGTACCACGACTACCATTGTTAAGGTCTACAGAACGGCTCAGCAATTTATCCATCCACTCGGTACGATAAAAGTTGACATCAGCCTTCAACCATGGAGTCTTGAATCCATAACCAAACTCAACAGAAAAGATTTTTTCATTTACCGCACCAATATTCTTTTCGTTACTTACAGTAGAGTTGAGAAATGCACCTCCGGAGAAAAATGGAGCCCTGCTTATATATCCAACATTAGCAAATACATTATGTACAGGGGTCAGATTGTAGTTGGCACCACCTTTTACGGTAAAGCCCCAGAAATCAATCTTATCGGACTCAGCATGGTCCTTATCATAATAGAACCTGTCATAACGCCAATAAGTGGTGTTGGAAAACGAGCCGGCAAGGAAGGAACTAAGGTTGCCCAGATTGTATTCAGCTTGACCGAAACCTCCAGCCTGGAACACAAATCCATCATAGTCACGATAGATAACATCACCTACCTGAAGCTTCTTATTGATAAAGGCATCTGTCCCCGCTCCGGCATAATTTTTCGGATCCACATTTGCCCTATATCTATCAATATAGTACTTACCACCATACAGGTCTATCAGTTCGTTGGTATGTACACCTTTATAATACCTGATATCACCACCTCCATAAACGTCAATATTACTACCAATCTTTGTAGTATAGGTTGACAAGAGTCCAACCCAGTCATGGTAGTTTTTGGATATTGACATAGCTAGCATTGATCCGTTTTCACTTGCCTGGTTGACTTCGTATATTTTGTCATAGGCAAAAGTCCCATCCGGATTCCTGTATGTCATACTAAGAATACCATTGTTGGCACCGTACCAGTGTCCTGAATATTGACTGTTTGCATACTGTCCGCTGTAACCATAACCTCGACCTATAGAAACATAAACTGCTGTATTCAGGCTTGACTTCTCATTGATCTGCCATAAGTGGTTTAGTGATATCTGAGGTTTGTGGTAAACATTCTTTGCAGATGTTTTCCTCTCACCATTCAAACCATAACCATAGGTAGGATTGTACTTATAAGGAGAATCACCGTTCATGTAGTTCTTTACTTCCTGCCATCCTTCTATTGTAAGCCCGTCATAAGAGCTACGTTGGTTGTGCCACTGAGGAGCACCAAATGCTGTAAGTGAAAGTTGTTGGTTGTCACCAATCTTCTTGGCTAAATTGAAAAAATAGTTATAGCCTTCAAACTCGGTGCCCTGAACATATCCATCACCCCATGTCTTACCAAGGAGGATAGTCATTGCCCAGCCATTATCAGAAAGTCCGGTTGAGACGGTTCCAACAACCTTGTTGTAACCGTCATTACCAACGCCATACGAAAAGAATCCACCTTTACGGGCATCAAGTGATTTTGTAACAATGTTGATAGAACCACCAACAGATGGAGCAGAAACCTTTGAAGCACCCAAACCTCTCTGGGTTTGCATCAAAGCTGTAACATCAGCCAAACCTGCCCAGTTTGACCAATAGACTCCTCCCCACTCCATATCATTCATGGGAACACCATTGATCATAACAGCTACGTTAGCCGATTGAAAACCACGCATATTGATTTTTGAGTCTCCAAAACCACCCGCGCCCTTGGTAGCATAAATACCGGGAGTGGCTCTAAGAATTTCGGGAAACTCGAGTGTACCAATCTTTTCCTCAATAAATTGTGGTGTAATATTTGACATCGCAACAGGAGTCTTTCTGGCAACACCCACAGATGCAACAACAGCAATCTCATCCAGATTAATTGATTGAGGATCCAGATATACAATACCAATATTGCCGTTTGTGGCAACATTATACCTCATAGTCTTATCGGCATAACCGATAAAAGCGAACTTAAGATTAACGTGAGCTTCGCTAACAGTTAGTTCAAAGTTACCATCCATGTCTGTGACCGTTCCGGAGGTAGTTCCATCAACAACCACGGTCGCACCCGGCAGAGGATCTCCATTATCGGCATCGAAAACCTTTCCGGTCACCTTGTACTGACTGAATACTACTGTTGAGCCAGTAAACAGCAACAACAGCAAAAGCATCAGGCTTCTGATTTTCATAGTTTTGCGTTTGTAAATTATTAAAATTCCCCATGTGAAAAAATCCTACTTAAAGTTCATAAAACCCTCACGATATTCAAACTTAAAAACGTTATTTTTCACTTAACTTTATATTAACTTTTCAACAAAAAACACAAAAAGGCGGTCACAAAACTACAGTTTTAAGACCACCTTTCTATAAGTTCCGATAGAAAATACGTGAACAATCACGTATGCTACAAACATCTGATTATCACTAAATTATGCAACAGCTGCACCAATCAGATAAACAGCAGCAAGAGCCACGATAGGATACAATTCGGCAAATACTGCAAGTATAAGGGTCTTACCACCCACATCATAACCTGATCCCACAGCGGCTATACCATTAGCACAAACCTTGGCCTGATTGATTGCAGATATCAAACCTACAAGGCCCAACGCCAAGCCCCCACCGAAAACGGCAGCAGCCTGAAGCCATGTGATTGCAGGAATCAACAAGCCAAAACCATTGAGAAGGAAGTAACCTGCAAAACCATACAAACCCTGACTACCAGGAAGTGCTGTAAGCATTACATAAGTTCCAAAGCCATCATCTTTTTTCTTAAGTGCTCCAACTGAAGCATTGGCGGCAATGGCACAGCCAATCGCGCTACCAGCACCTGACAACCCGACCATCAAGCCGATTCCCAAATAAGCTAATAAAATAGGTTCCATGTTTGATCGTTTTAATAATTATTTTTCAACTGCATTATTTTCAATCTGTTCCGGCTCTGTTGCAAAAGGAGAGTACTTCTTCCCTCCTCCCATAAAGCCGGCATTCTTGTAAAATTCAACAAAGGTAAGCCTTATTGGGTGTACAAAAGCACCAATACCGCTCATTACCAAGGTTATACCATGTCCTGCAAGAAGTATAATAGCCATTATTATGAAACCTACAACAGGTATGTCCGGTTTCATAGTTGTTCCCATCATATTGAATACAGAAGCAAGAATTCCTCCTGAAATTCCAAGGGCAAACAAGCGTACATACGACAGCATATCACCAAGAACCCCGGTTACCATACCATAGGTATCCCATATACCGGCAAGGATATTCATAAATATATTACGCTTGGGATCGTTGAGGACGAAAATCAGTAATCCTGCTACAACTCCCACCCCCTTGTACAGATTACCCGCAAGCGGTTCGGAAATCACTCCTTTTGAGCTTAACATATAGGTACTCCCCATTCCAAGTATCATGATGATCCAGCCTATAGTACTGAATGCATATCTGAAACCCTGACTAATAGTAATATTCGCCACTTTGATAAACATACCGAACATTATCTGAATAGCTCCAAGTATCAGGGACAGGGTGAATAGCTGATCTGTAGTGATAAATTTATCCTTAAAACTCTGAAATAAAGGAACATTAAAATCACCCAGACTCAAACCAAAAAAGGTACCGGTACATAAACCAAAGATCACTGTTCCCAGTCCAAGGAATTGACCAAGTGTGAGTACTTGCTTCATTTTTTTCAACTTCCTCTTGGCCAGCGTGGCTGCCAGCAGAACAATCAGGCCATAACCGGCATCACCAAGGGCGATACCAAAATATAGCATGTAAAACGGAGCAAAGAAAGGAGTCAGATCCAATTCCCTGTAATTAGGCATGTCATAGAAATCACCAATGATTTCAAAGACTCTTGTAAACTTGTTATTCTTAAGAAGCACAGGAACCTTCTCACCCGGTATCGGGTCTCTGGAAATCCAGGCTACTGTCTGAGTCTCAAGATACCTGTTTAACTCATCGCAGTTTGGCTTGGGTACCCAACCCTCGACCAGCTTAACCTTACCTTCAGCCTCGTCAGAAGTCTGATTTTTGACGAAAGCAAAATCAAATGAAGTCTTAAGTTCCCTCCTGTAGTTCTCAATATCCTGAATTCCGCAATATGCAATAGTATCAATCAGCCTCTTTAGTTCTGTAATCTTCAAGGCTGCCTCATCAACCAGGTCCTTCAACTCAGAAATCGAACGCTCAGGCACTGCAATTTCATCTACACCCGGCAGTTCCACATCTGCAGGTTCATTTTTGTATGAGGCCAGAATAAAATGTCGGTAACCCTGATGGTCGCTTACAATACCAACAGGATATTCCTGTATCCATTCATTGCGGAAGTTCTTAAGAGAACATAACAAAAAGCGCAGTTTTACTCCTGATTCGGCGAGTTTCTGAACAGTTGTCTGAGAGAAATCACCCCAGGGCTCAAGCTGTTTGATCTCCTTTTCCAGACCGGCTTTATATTGCTCCAGTCTTTCCAATTCAGCTTCCGCATCCTTTAGTTTGCCTAGCAAGTCCTCTCCACTGCCACTAAGTGACAAAGCGGGAACCTCACTAATAGCATTCCTACGTGCTTCGAGGGTCTTGAGAGTCTGGGTAACATCCGCCAGAGTACGCATCATCTCCTGCATATCCTCAGCAGGTTCAGCAGCCTTGGTCTCGATATGCACTACCCCCAACCTTCTGATTTCCTCAAGGAAGGCCTCATAGTCGGTATGAAATACCAGAAAGGAGTATTTCTGCATTTTAACTATCATTGCTCAACCTCCTTTTCTTTCTCTTGTCTGGACTTTATAATCTTCTGGGCTGCTTTGGACAGGTTGTCCTCATCCTCAAGGAAACGTTTAATCTTTCTTATTGCGTCCTCAAAGCCCGGGATCTGAACCTTCTCGTATAGGTTTACCTTTTGAGTAGTCTTTTTGCGTGCATGATCAAGCAGTTCCATCTTCCTGCTAAAAACTTCACGGTTGATGGCTATTTCTGCAAGACTTTTAAGAATCACTATTCCATCGGCAAACCACAATGGGCGACTGAAGCTGTTATAAGGAGCTATCTCAAACTGCACCCCGTCGAGGACAGGGGTCTTGACCCCTGCTATTTTCTTTACAGATAACTCAACGTCGCTAATCCTTATCAGGGAGCTGTCAAACTCACCCCAGAGTCGTTGCATCCTTTCATACTTTGCAATCTCTTCACCGTATCTTTGGTCAAGTTCGGCAGCCATATCGCGTGCCCTCTTAACCTCCGAACGGAGTGCAGATTCCTTGTTCTTAAGAGTAGGCAGTGTTCGCTGCCTTATCTTAAGTTGTTTCCCAAGGTTCTGAAGGGATGTCTTATTATATTGAAACTTTATTGCCATTTGACAAACTTAGTTACCCTTCCAGTATAGGTCTACAAATTCCTGCTTGATACGAACCTCTGCTTTGGTAAAGTACCTGCTTAATAATTCCCAACAGGTATCAAGCATGGTATCAATATCAATATTAACATCGATTGCGAGCAGCTTTTCAGAATACTCCCTTGCAAAATCAAGTGCCCTTTCATCATAATTGGAAAGGTCGAAACCGTTTTCAAGTTTGGTACGTGCATTTGCAGCATCAGCAAACAACCTTACGCAGGTGTTCATCACCTGCGGGTGATCAGCTCGTGTTTTCTTTCCGATAACAAGCTGTTTCAGACGAGAAAGAGAGCGGAAGGGGTCAACTATAACCTTTCCAATCTCACTATCGCGACGCAGGAACAACTGTCCCTCTGTAATATATCCAGTATTGTCGGGGATTGCGTGTGTAATATCACCTCCCGACAGAGTGGTTACCGCAACAATAGTAATTGAACCTCCGGAGGGAAACTGCACTGCCTTCTCGTAAATCCTTGCAAGGTCTGAGTAAAGGCTGCCCGGCATACTGTCCTTAGACGGGATTTGATCCATACGGTTGGATACGATACTAAGAGCATCGGCATACAGTGACATATCTGTAAGCAGAACCAGTACATTCTCATTCTTGTCAACAGCAAAATACTCTGCTGCCGTAAGGGCCATATCAGGAACCAGAATACGTTCTACAGGGGGATTCTCAGTAGTGTTTACAAAGGATACTATACGTTCAAGCTGACCGGCATTTTCAAACAGGTTTTTAAAATACAGGTAGTCGTCGTTGGTAAGCCCCATACCTCCAAGTATGATCTTGTCGGCCTTTGCTCTAAGCGCAACATTTGCCATAACCTGGTTGTAGGGCTGGTCAGGGTCGGCAAAGAATGGGATCTTCTGTCCTGAAACCAATGTATTGTTAAGGTCAATACCTGCAATACCAGTAGCAATCAGTTCCGAAGGCTGCTTACGCCTTACAGGGTTTACCGAGGGGCTACCAATATCACGGACCTCACCTTCTGCCTCAGGTCCACCATCAATTGGGTCACCGTAGGCATTAAAGAAGCGGCCACATAGCTGATCACTAACCTTCAATTGTGGTGGACGGCCCAGAAAGGCCACCTCGGCATTTGTAGGAATACCCTCTGTACCTGAAAACACCTGAAGGATAATTTCGTCACGAACTATCTTAACCACCTGTGCCAGACGTCCGTCCACTATGGCCATCTCATCATAACCAACATCCGTAGCTTTAAGTGTTACAGTAGCCTTGGTTATATTGGTCAGTTTTGTATATGTTTTTTGAAATGCCTGACTTTCCATTCTTTCTTACTTTTTGCTTTACACAATAAAATAGCTGCTGATGTACTATGTCAGCTCTTTTTGGTCTCAAGAAACTTCTGAAGGTCAGCCTCAAGAGTATTGAACTTATCAGATTTGAATTCCAGATAGTTCATCTGCTTGTAAACATTTATTACCTCCTTGAAGAATACTCCCACCTCCTCAAAATTCTGGAAGCTGAAAGGGGTATCTGTAACATTCAGAACTGACTCCAGCATATAGCTCTGTCTTTCCATCGGTGTTGAAGCATCGATCTTGTCAAAGGCATCCTGTTGCAGTATCACAAAGTCTATAAGCTCCGACTTCCAGTATCTTTCATGAAATTCCAAAGGTACACCATCATCACCCAGGATGTTGATTTGCTCCATGGCCTCCTTACCCCTTAGCAGTATATCCTTTGCCTTTGTAACATTATCAAGCCATGACTCACTAAGCCTCTTCTTCAGGTTTTCCTGAACCTCGGCATACTCCAGGTATTTAGAATAACTGTCAATCGGGTCAATTGCAGGATAACGCTTACTGTCAGCCCTTTCCTGTGACAATCCGTAGAAACAACGGGCTGCCTTACGGGTACTCTCAGTAACAGGTTCCTTAAGGTTACCACCTGCAGGAGATACAGTACCTATAAAAGTAATGGATCCGGTTGCACCATTTGGCAGGTAAACGAAGCCGGCTCTTGAATAGAAATTTGAGATAATTGCTGATAGGTCCATCGGGAAGGCATCAGGTCCGGGAAGCTCTTCAAGCCTGTTGGACATCTCACGCAGGGCTTGAGCCCAGCGTGAAGTGGAGTCAGCCATCAGCAACACCTTCAATCCCATGGCACGATAATACTCAGCCAAGGTCATAGCCGTGTAAACAGAGGCCTCACGTGCTGCCACAGGCATATTTGATGTATTTGCAATAATTGTAGTACGCTCAATAAGCTTGCGTCCTGTACGGGGGTCATCAAGTTTTGGAAACTCCGAGAAAATCTCAACAACCTCATTTGCACGTTCACCACAAGCTGCAATGATAACCACATCTGCTTCGGCCTGCTTTGATATAGCGTGCTGGAGTACTGTCTTACCAGTACCGAAAGGTCCAGGAATAAATCCGGTTCCCCCTTCAGTGATAGGGTTAAGAGTATCAATACAGCGAACTCCGGTTTCGAGCAGTTTGAAAGGACGCGGTTTTGATGAGTATCCGGGAACAGCCCTTTTGACGGGCCACTTCTGCACCATGGTAACAGGAATATCCCTTCCTTCGTCATCAGTAAGCACTGCTATGGTCTCATCCACTGTATAATCACCTTCTGCAGCTATGGATTTGATAACATAGCGCTTGTCCATCTTGAAAGGAACCATAATTTTATGGGGGATACTGTTTTCCATTACCTCTCCAAGCCATGCAGCGGCAGTTACTATATCACCTGTTTTTGCCAGAGGATTGAAATGCCATTTCACATCACGGTGTAGTGGATCAGTGTAATTACCACGTTGTAGGAAAATACTTTCCATCTTGTCGAGGTCGTTCTGCAAACCGTCATAGTTGCGTGACAGGATACCGGGGCCCAAAGTTGCCTCTAGCATGTGTCCCTCAAATTCGGCCTTAGCACCTACTTTTAGGCCACGGGTGCTTTCAAACACCTGGACATAAGCATTGCGCCCAGTTACCTTTATAACCTCGGCCATCAGGCGCTCATCATTGTGGATGATAAAGCAGATCTCATTTTGAGCCACAGGTCCATCTACCTCAACGGTTACCAAGTTGGATACGATACCGGCAACCGTCCCCGTAGTTTTCTTATTTCTTTCCATAAGCTACTGTAAATTCTGCAGGAAACTGAAATCCCGTTTCAAACTCTTTCAGCAATCTGTTAAACATTTCCTTACCTTTTTCAAAATCCAAAGCTGACCATCGTTCGGCCAT
The genomic region above belongs to Xiashengella succiniciproducens and contains:
- a CDS encoding TonB-dependent receptor; this translates as MKIRSLMLLLLLLFTGSTVVFSQYKVTGKVFDADNGDPLPGATVVVDGTTSGTVTDMDGNFELTVSEAHVNLKFAFIGYADKTMRYNVATNGNIGIVYLDPQSINLDEIAVVASVGVARKTPVAMSNITPQFIEEKIGTLEFPEILRATPGIYATKGAGGFGDSKINMRGFQSANVAVMINGVPMNDMEWGGVYWSNWAGLADVTALMQTQRGLGASKVSAPSVGGSINIVTKSLDARKGGFFSYGVGNDGYNKVVGTVSTGLSDNGWAMTILLGKTWGDGYVQGTEFEGYNYFFNLAKKIGDNQQLSLTAFGAPQWHNQRSSYDGLTIEGWQEVKNYMNGDSPYKYNPTYGYGLNGERKTSAKNVYHKPQISLNHLWQINEKSSLNTAVYVSIGRGYGYSGQYANSQYSGHWYGANNGILSMTYRNPDGTFAYDKIYEVNQASENGSMLAMSISKNYHDWVGLLSTYTTKIGSNIDVYGGGDIRYYKGVHTNELIDLYGGKYYIDRYRANVDPKNYAGAGTDAFINKKLQVGDVIYRDYDGFVFQAGGFGQAEYNLGNLSSFLAGSFSNTTYWRYDRFYYDKDHAESDKIDFWGFTVKGGANYNLTPVHNVFANVGYISRAPFFSGGAFLNSTVSNEKNIGAVNEKIFSVEFGYGFKTPWLKADVNFYRTEWMDKLLSRSVDLNNGSRGTVNMEGIDALHQGIELEAYASVGRWLDINAMVSLGDWEWNNNAIGYFYDDGSQPLADMEGNIASGAGAPDHASMRLNLKGVKVGGSAQTTASLGLKFKLSSDLRAGIDYFYAGRNYADWAFNSSDLLMFGVKDFVSPWEIPESHLFDLFASYSFPLGSTRATLSGNVNNVFDQEYIADATDGGDGTWQSANRIFYGFGRTYTVRMKISF
- a CDS encoding V-type ATP synthase subunit K; this encodes MEPILLAYLGIGLMVGLSGAGSAIGCAIAANASVGALKKKDDGFGTYVMLTALPGSQGLYGFAGYFLLNGFGLLIPAITWLQAAAVFGGGLALGLVGLISAINQAKVCANGIAAVGSGYDVGGKTLILAVFAELYPIVALAAVYLIGAAVA
- a CDS encoding V-type ATP synthase subunit I: MIVKMQKYSFLVFHTDYEAFLEEIRRLGVVHIETKAAEPAEDMQEMMRTLADVTQTLKTLEARRNAISEVPALSLSGSGEDLLGKLKDAEAELERLEQYKAGLEKEIKQLEPWGDFSQTTVQKLAESGVKLRFLLCSLKNFRNEWIQEYPVGIVSDHQGYRHFILASYKNEPADVELPGVDEIAVPERSISELKDLVDEAALKITELKRLIDTIAYCGIQDIENYRRELKTSFDFAFVKNQTSDEAEGKVKLVEGWVPKPNCDELNRYLETQTVAWISRDPIPGEKVPVLLKNNKFTRVFEIIGDFYDMPNYRELDLTPFFAPFYMLYFGIALGDAGYGLIVLLAATLAKRKLKKMKQVLTLGQFLGLGTVIFGLCTGTFFGLSLGDFNVPLFQSFKDKFITTDQLFTLSLILGAIQIMFGMFIKVANITISQGFRYAFSTIGWIIMILGMGSTYMLSSKGVISEPLAGNLYKGVGVVAGLLIFVLNDPKRNIFMNILAGIWDTYGMVTGVLGDMLSYVRLFALGISGGILASVFNMMGTTMKPDIPVVGFIIMAIILLAGHGITLVMSGIGAFVHPIRLTFVEFYKNAGFMGGGKKYSPFATEPEQIENNAVEK
- a CDS encoding V-type ATP synthase subunit D — translated: MAIKFQYNKTSLQNLGKQLKIRQRTLPTLKNKESALRSEVKRARDMAAELDQRYGEEIAKYERMQRLWGEFDSSLIRISDVELSVKKIAGVKTPVLDGVQFEIAPYNSFSRPLWFADGIVILKSLAEIAINREVFSRKMELLDHARKKTTQKVNLYEKVQIPGFEDAIRKIKRFLEDEDNLSKAAQKIIKSRQEKEKEVEQ
- a CDS encoding V-type ATP synthase subunit B; translated protein: MESQAFQKTYTKLTNITKATVTLKATDVGYDEMAIVDGRLAQVVKIVRDEIILQVFSGTEGIPTNAEVAFLGRPPQLKVSDQLCGRFFNAYGDPIDGGPEAEGEVRDIGSPSVNPVRRKQPSELIATGIAGIDLNNTLVSGQKIPFFADPDQPYNQVMANVALRAKADKIILGGMGLTNDDYLYFKNLFENAGQLERIVSFVNTTENPPVERILVPDMALTAAEYFAVDKNENVLVLLTDMSLYADALSIVSNRMDQIPSKDSMPGSLYSDLARIYEKAVQFPSGGSITIVAVTTLSGGDITHAIPDNTGYITEGQLFLRRDSEIGKVIVDPFRSLSRLKQLVIGKKTRADHPQVMNTCVRLFADAANARTKLENGFDLSNYDERALDFAREYSEKLLAIDVNIDIDTMLDTCWELLSRYFTKAEVRIKQEFVDLYWKGN
- a CDS encoding V-type ATP synthase subunit A — its product is MERNKKTTGTVAGIVSNLVTVEVDGPVAQNEICFIIHNDERLMAEVIKVTGRNAYVQVFESTRGLKVGAKAEFEGHMLEATLGPGILSRNYDGLQNDLDKMESIFLQRGNYTDPLHRDVKWHFNPLAKTGDIVTAAAWLGEVMENSIPHKIMVPFKMDKRYVIKSIAAEGDYTVDETIAVLTDDEGRDIPVTMVQKWPVKRAVPGYSSKPRPFKLLETGVRCIDTLNPITEGGTGFIPGPFGTGKTVLQHAISKQAEADVVIIAACGERANEVVEIFSEFPKLDDPRTGRKLIERTTIIANTSNMPVAAREASVYTAMTLAEYYRAMGLKVLLMADSTSRWAQALREMSNRLEELPGPDAFPMDLSAIISNFYSRAGFVYLPNGATGSITFIGTVSPAGGNLKEPVTESTRKAARCFYGLSQERADSKRYPAIDPIDSYSKYLEYAEVQENLKKRLSESWLDNVTKAKDILLRGKEAMEQINILGDDGVPLEFHERYWKSELIDFVILQQDAFDKIDASTPMERQSYMLESVLNVTDTPFSFQNFEEVGVFFKEVINVYKQMNYLEFKSDKFNTLEADLQKFLETKKS